A DNA window from Arachis hypogaea cultivar Tifrunner chromosome 18, arahy.Tifrunner.gnm2.J5K5, whole genome shotgun sequence contains the following coding sequences:
- the LOC112772749 gene encoding molybdate transporter 1 translates to MALPIPPNPISTIDPEAPQIANATPISNTNNPSSSGPAFIAMQKVKTNLVLRSKWAELNGAMGDLGTYIPIVLALTLSRNLNLGTTLIFTGIYNIVTGAIYGVPMPVQPMKSIAAVALADPTFSVPEIMASGILTGAVLLVLGLTGLMQLAYTLIPLSVVRGIQLAQGLSFALTAVKYVRKVQDLPKSKSLEERNWLGFDGLVLAIACVCFIVVVNGAGDKDRSCGGGVGGGDVESERNSNSNFDSNASVIVVVGDDSDEGRTSRIGRRVKNVVFSLPSAFIVFVLGVILAFVRRPQVVREIKLGPSSIEVVKFTKHAWKEGFVKGTIPQLPLSILNSVIAVCKLTSDLFPGKDFSATSLSVTVGLMNLAGGWFGAMPCCHGAGGLAGQYKFGGRSGGCVAILGAAKLVLGFVLGSSLAHIFNQFPVGILGVLLLFAGIELAMASRDMKNKQDSFVMLICTAVSLVGSSAALGFLSGMLVFLILRLRDWTKGKPLSSFWLRGSPRL, encoded by the exons atggcaTTACCAATCCCTCCTAATCCAATCTCAACTATAGACCCTGAAGCACCCCAGATCGCAAATGCAACCCCAATCTCAAacacaaacaacccttcatcTTCAGGGCCAGCTTTCATCGCCATGCAAAAAGTCAAAACTAACCTTGTCCTACGTTCTAAATGGGCGGAGCTTAACGGCGCCATGGGCGACCTTGGCACCTACATCCCCATCGTCCTCGCCCTCACCTTGTCTCGAAACCTTAACCTCGGCACCACCCTCATCTTCACCGGAATCTACAACATCGTCACCGGTGCAATCTACGGTGTCCCTATGCCCGTCCAGCCCATGAAGTCCATTGCCGCCGTTGCCCTCGCCGATCCCACCTTCTCCGTCCCGGAGATCatggcctccgggatcctaaCCGGAGCCGTGTTGCTTGTACTAGGCCTGACCGGCCTTATGCAACTGGCATACACCCTCATTCCGCTCAGCGTCGTGAGGGGTATCCAGCTGGCACAAGGACTTTCCTTCGCTTTGACAGCTGTCAAATACGTGAGGAAGGTCCAAGATTTGCCAAAATCGAAATCTTTAGAGGAAAGAAACTGGCTTGGTTTTGATGGATTAGTTTTGGCCATTGCTTGTGTttgtttcattgttgttgtcaacGGCGCCGGTGACAAAGATCGTAGTTGCGGTGGTGGCGTTGGTGGTGGTGATGTTGAAAGTGAACGTAATAGTAATAGTAATTTTGATAGCAATGCTAGCGTAATTGTTGTTGTTGGTGATGATAGTGACGAAGGAAGAACGAGTAGAATTGGGAGAAGAGTGAAGAACGTTGTGTTTTCTTTGCCTTCTGCGTTTATTGTGTTTGTTTTGGGTGTGATTTTAGCCTTTGTGAGAAGACCCCAAGTTGTTCGCGAGATTAAGTTAGGACCTTCTTCAATTGAAGTTGTCAAGTTTACTAAGCATGCTTGGAAGGAAGGTTTCGTAAAAG GTACGATTCCTCAGCTTCCCTTGTCAATTCTAAACTCAGTGATCGCGGTTTGCAAGCTGACTTCGGACTTGTTCCCGGGAAAAGACTTCTCGGCGACGTCGCTGTCGGTGACGGTGGGGCTCATGAACCTAGCCGGAGGGTGGTTTGGTGCCATGCCATGTTGCCACGGTGCTGGTGGCTTAGCAGGGCAATACAAATTTGGAGGGAGGAGTGGAGGGTGTGTGGCAATTCTTGGAGCAGCAAAATTGGTTTTGGGTTTTGTTTTGGGAAGTTCATTGGCCCATATATTCAATCAATTCCCAGTGGGAATCTTGGGAGTTTTGCTTTTATTTGCAGGGATTGAACTTGCAATGGCTTCAAGGGATATGAAGAACAAACAAGATTCCTTTGTGATGCTTATTTGCACAGCTGTTTCACTTGTTGGATCAAGTGCTGCTCTTGGATTCCTTTCTGGAATGCTTGTTTTTCTTATTCTTAGGCTTAGAGATTGGACAAAGGGTAAACCACTTTCTAGTTTTTGGTTGCGCGGAAGCCCTCGCCTTTGA